Proteins from a single region of Harpia harpyja isolate bHarHar1 chromosome 14, bHarHar1 primary haplotype, whole genome shotgun sequence:
- the LOC128151081 gene encoding heparan sulfate glucosamine 3-O-sulfotransferase 3B1-like has protein sequence MGQRLNRCLDVPVALPPLRRRLLLLFIMLFLWLYMFYSCAGSCAGLATRGSPAPPRAAPPLPQLLPPVPGEPGEESSLEEQRAAPDAVSPISTFFNGSGTKRLPQAIIIGVKKGGTRALLEFLRVHPDVRAVGAEPHFFDRNYERGLAWYRDLMPRTLEGQITMEKTPSYFVTKEAPARISSMSKGTKLIVVVRDPVTRAISDYTQTLSKKPDIPTFESLTFKNRTTGLIDTSWSAIQIGIYAKHLENWLLYFPIGQILFVSGERLISDPAGELGRVQDFLGLKRIITDKHFYFNKTKGFPCLKKAEGSSKPHCLGKTKGRTHPDIDQEVVQRLRDFYRPFNMKFYQMTGQDFGWD, from the exons ATGGGGCAGCGCTTGAACCGCTGCCTCGATGTCCCCGTCGCGCTGCCGCCGCTGAGGCGGaggctcctgctgctcttcatcatGCTCTTCCTCTGGCTCTATATGTTTTACTCCTGCGCCGGCTCCTGCGCCGGGCTGGCGACCCGCGGttcccccgcgccgccccgcgccgccccgccgcttcCCCAGCTGCTACCGCCGGTTCCGGGGGAGCCGGGCGAGGAGAGCAGCCTGGAGGAGCAACGGGCAGCGCCCGACGCCGTCAGCCCCATCTCCACCTTCTTCAACGGCTCCGGCACCAAGCGGCTGCCGCAGGCCATCATCATCGGCGTGAAGAAGGGGGGGACGCGGGCGCTGCTGGAGTTCCTGCGGGTGCACCCCGACGTCCGCGCCGTCGGCGCCGAGCCCCACTTCTTCGACCGCAACTACGAGCGGGGACTCGCCTGGTACAG GGACCTCATGCCCAGGACCCTGGAGGGGCAGATCACCATGGAGAAGACCCCCAGCTACTTCGTCACCAAGGAGGCCCCAGCCCGCATCTCCTCCATGTCCAAGGGCACAAAGCTCATCGTGGTGGTGCGGGACCCCGTGACCAGAGCCATCTCGGACTACACCCAGACGCTCTCCAAGAAGCCCGATATCCCCACCTTTGAGAGCCTGACCTTCAAAAACAGGACTACGGGCCTGATCGACACCTCGTGGAGCGCCATCCAGATTGGCATCTATGCCAAGCACCTGGAGAACTGGCTCCTCTACTTCCCCATCGGGCAGATCCTCTTTGTCAGCGGGGAGAGGCTGATCAGCGACCCCGCGGGGGAGCTGGGCAGGGTCCAGGACTTTCTGGGCCTCAAGAGGATCATCACCGACAAACACTTCTACTTCAACAAAACCAAGGGGTTCCCCTGCCTGAAGAAGGCGGAAGGCAGCAGCAAACCCCACTGCCTGGGGAAGACGAAAGGCAGGACCCACCCCGACATAGACCAGGAGGTGGTGCAGAGACTGCGGGACTTCTACCGGCCCTTCAACATGAAGTTCTACCAGATGACGGGGCAGGACTTCGGCTGGGACTGA